The proteins below come from a single Denticeps clupeoides chromosome 15, fDenClu1.1, whole genome shotgun sequence genomic window:
- the LOC114764545 gene encoding zinc finger protein 3 homolog isoform X2 — MSAFLWQVAQQQNLEHYGKLEEFVTMVTKTVPGLLSSRQRGALIMGLRAKMMLEMCRGELPVDVQTVRSHLNRIQASGTSKVRDSELESLQAGLLKLVLSLLEDPKGREHFFQEVFPVEYGPDFDKALQVLTCFFLSRLEQLFPVPSFKQVASWLSRSPSGLQEYAQAVCQPDHLRGLLQKTHGGPLNETALPSVVEDRIISSLSRPPKPASIQRLVHSEPDFVLGSRSPSRPEQNSPISPNEHGGCEHSNVEFPSVDYDDRDEEDAGREQSPMAEAFTDIIEEGDADIPESERTECLSAAIPDQGDSVSIPALQFIKMPSPPNSQEIITEPHSGTGVNVSLADVQENGTFQEGVSCELSVTSASHVPEHDENGTAARPQAENAARSACLTTRARVPWRVAKKCPQCGKCFTYYSELVRHLKSHALVGPCKLKLTSQESHKIRRLNALVQKCPKCEQTFGSVAKWIKHQKAHQDKASLRCSCCGREFKSLSGLLSHKRVHDAKPCSSEPTPNKKAAGDARPGRCRFCGGVFPKAHELRSHLKTHAEYRPHQCDWCGKCFACSSSLLSHLSNHTGEKPHLCTHCGKQFFSKSQLKSHLKSHSGERPHCCAYCGKRFSLLGNLTVHTRIHTGEKPFRCGACGKGFVSAGDLQVHARSHTGEKPYRCKVCERAFVTSSHLAAHTRMHTGERPHCCKECGKTFTRRYDWRVHTKTHAGIKPFTCSVCARSYTRWTHLKRHMKSHAAAI; from the exons ATGTCCGCGTTCCTTTGGCAGGTTGCTCAGCAGCAGAACCTGGAGCATTATGGCAAGCTGGAAGAATTTGTCACGATGGTGACGAAGACGGTCCCGGGCCTTCTGAGCAGCAGACAGAGAGGGGCGCTGATTATGGGACTGAGAGCGAAG ATGATGCTGGAGATGTGCAGAGGGGAGCTGCCCGTCGACGTTCAGACTGTCAGGAGTCATCTTAATCGAATTCAGGCGTCCGGAACATCAAAG GTGCGGGATTCGGAATTGGAGAGCTTGCAGGCCGGCCTGTTGAAGCTCGTGTTAAGTCTGCTGGAGGATCCAAAAGGAAGGGAGCATTTCTTCCAG GAGGTGTTTCCTGTCGAGTATGGCCCTGACTTTGACAAAGCCTTGCAAGTTTTGACTTGCTTTTTCCTTTCAAGGCTGGAACAGTTATTTCCTGTGCCCAGTTTTAAGCAG GTTGCTTCTTGGCTGAGCCGCTCCCCGTCTGGCTTGCAGGAATATGCTCAGGCCGTCTGCCAGCCAGACCATCTGCGGGGTCTGCTGCAAAAAACGCACGGTGGACCCTTAAATGAAACCG CGCTCCCCTCAGTGGTAGAAGACAGGATCATTTCATCTCTGTCACGTCCTCCCAAACCCGCTTCCATCCAACGGCTTGTGCACTCTGAACCAGACTTCGTGCTCGGTTCGCGAAGCCCGTCTCGCCCAGAGCAGAACTCGCCCATCAGCCCGAATGAACACGGAGGCTGTGAGCACAGTAATGTTGAATTCCCAAGCGTCGATTATGATGATCGTGATGAAGAAGATGCTGGAAGGGAGCAAAGCCCAATGGCTGAAGCCTTCACAGATATAATAGAAGAAGGAGATGCAGACATTCCAGAATCCGAGAGGACCGAGTGCCTTTCTGCTGCCATCCCTGATCAAGGGGATAGTGTTTCTATTCCAGCTCTTCAGTTCATAAAGATGCcttcacctccaaactctcaaGAGATTATAACTGAGCCTCACTCTGGGACGGGAGTAAACGTCAGCCTGGCAGATGTTCAGGAAAACGGGACATTTCAAGAAGG TGTCTCCTGTGAGCTGTCGGTCACGTCTGCGTCCCATGTCCCTGAACACGATGAGAACG GAACCGCGGCTCGTCCCCAAGCGGAGAACGCCGCCCGCTCGGCGTGTCTCACCACGCGCGCACGCGTCCCGTGGCGCGTCGCCAAGAAATGCCCTCAGTGCGGAAAGTGCTTCACCTACTACTCCGAACTCGTGAGGCATCTGAAGAGCCACGCCCTGGTCGGGCCTTGCAAGCTTAAACTGACTTCCCAAGAGTCGCACAAAATCAGGCGCTTAAACGCGCTCGTCCAAAAGTGTCCCAAGTGCGAGCAGACGTTCGGCTCGGTGGCCAAGTGGATCAAGCACCAGAAAGCCCACCAGGACAAGGCGTCGCTCCGGTGCTCCTGCTGCGGCAGGGAGTTCAAGTCGCTCTCGGGCCTCCTGAGCCACAAGCGCGTCCACGACGCCAAACCGTGCTCCTCCGAGCCGACCCCCAATAAGAAGGCCGCGGGCGACGCCCGCCCGGGCCGGTGCCGCTTCTGCGGCGGCGTCTTCCCCAAAGCGCACGAGCTGAGGAGCCACCTGAAGACCCACGCGGAGTACCGGCCCCACCAGTGCGACTGGTGCGGGAAGTGCTTCGCCTGCTCCTCCAGCCTCCTGTCCCACCTGTCCAACCACACGGGCGAAAAGCCGCACCTCTGCACCCACTGCGGCAAGCAGTTCTTCAGCAAGTCGCAGCTGAAGTCGCACCTGAAGTCCCACTCGGGCGAGCGGCCGCACTGCTGCGCGTACTGCGGCAAGCGCTTCTCGCTGCTGGGCAACCTGACCGTGCACACCAGGATCCACACGGGGGAGAAGCCGTTCCGCTGCGGCGCCTGCGGCAAGGGCTTCGTGTCGGCCGGCGACCTGCAGGTGCACGCGCGGAGCCACACGGGCGAGAAGCCGTACCGCTGCAAGGTGTGCGAGCGGGCGTTCGTCACGTCCAGCCACCTGGCGGCGCACACGCGCATGCACACGGGGGAGCGGCCGCACTGCTGCAAGGAGTGCGGCAAGACCTTCACCCGCAGGTACGACTGGAGGGTGCACACCAAGACTCACGCCGGGATCAAGCCGTTCACGTGCAGCGTCTGCGCCAGGAGCTACACGCGCTGGACGCACCTCAAGAGGCATATGAAGAGTCACGCTGCTGCCATTTGA
- the LOC114764545 gene encoding zinc finger protein 3 homolog isoform X1 encodes MRAAKWDNNKEGTYHGVLRLVVAIECNKMSDPPPLSALRILVPPLRLMSAFLWQVAQQQNLEHYGKLEEFVTMVTKTVPGLLSSRQRGALIMGLRAKMMLEMCRGELPVDVQTVRSHLNRIQASGTSKVRDSELESLQAGLLKLVLSLLEDPKGREHFFQEVFPVEYGPDFDKALQVLTCFFLSRLEQLFPVPSFKQVASWLSRSPSGLQEYAQAVCQPDHLRGLLQKTHGGPLNETALPSVVEDRIISSLSRPPKPASIQRLVHSEPDFVLGSRSPSRPEQNSPISPNEHGGCEHSNVEFPSVDYDDRDEEDAGREQSPMAEAFTDIIEEGDADIPESERTECLSAAIPDQGDSVSIPALQFIKMPSPPNSQEIITEPHSGTGVNVSLADVQENGTFQEGVSCELSVTSASHVPEHDENGTAARPQAENAARSACLTTRARVPWRVAKKCPQCGKCFTYYSELVRHLKSHALVGPCKLKLTSQESHKIRRLNALVQKCPKCEQTFGSVAKWIKHQKAHQDKASLRCSCCGREFKSLSGLLSHKRVHDAKPCSSEPTPNKKAAGDARPGRCRFCGGVFPKAHELRSHLKTHAEYRPHQCDWCGKCFACSSSLLSHLSNHTGEKPHLCTHCGKQFFSKSQLKSHLKSHSGERPHCCAYCGKRFSLLGNLTVHTRIHTGEKPFRCGACGKGFVSAGDLQVHARSHTGEKPYRCKVCERAFVTSSHLAAHTRMHTGERPHCCKECGKTFTRRYDWRVHTKTHAGIKPFTCSVCARSYTRWTHLKRHMKSHAAAI; translated from the exons CGCTGCGTCTCATGTCCGCGTTCCTTTGGCAGGTTGCTCAGCAGCAGAACCTGGAGCATTATGGCAAGCTGGAAGAATTTGTCACGATGGTGACGAAGACGGTCCCGGGCCTTCTGAGCAGCAGACAGAGAGGGGCGCTGATTATGGGACTGAGAGCGAAG ATGATGCTGGAGATGTGCAGAGGGGAGCTGCCCGTCGACGTTCAGACTGTCAGGAGTCATCTTAATCGAATTCAGGCGTCCGGAACATCAAAG GTGCGGGATTCGGAATTGGAGAGCTTGCAGGCCGGCCTGTTGAAGCTCGTGTTAAGTCTGCTGGAGGATCCAAAAGGAAGGGAGCATTTCTTCCAG GAGGTGTTTCCTGTCGAGTATGGCCCTGACTTTGACAAAGCCTTGCAAGTTTTGACTTGCTTTTTCCTTTCAAGGCTGGAACAGTTATTTCCTGTGCCCAGTTTTAAGCAG GTTGCTTCTTGGCTGAGCCGCTCCCCGTCTGGCTTGCAGGAATATGCTCAGGCCGTCTGCCAGCCAGACCATCTGCGGGGTCTGCTGCAAAAAACGCACGGTGGACCCTTAAATGAAACCG CGCTCCCCTCAGTGGTAGAAGACAGGATCATTTCATCTCTGTCACGTCCTCCCAAACCCGCTTCCATCCAACGGCTTGTGCACTCTGAACCAGACTTCGTGCTCGGTTCGCGAAGCCCGTCTCGCCCAGAGCAGAACTCGCCCATCAGCCCGAATGAACACGGAGGCTGTGAGCACAGTAATGTTGAATTCCCAAGCGTCGATTATGATGATCGTGATGAAGAAGATGCTGGAAGGGAGCAAAGCCCAATGGCTGAAGCCTTCACAGATATAATAGAAGAAGGAGATGCAGACATTCCAGAATCCGAGAGGACCGAGTGCCTTTCTGCTGCCATCCCTGATCAAGGGGATAGTGTTTCTATTCCAGCTCTTCAGTTCATAAAGATGCcttcacctccaaactctcaaGAGATTATAACTGAGCCTCACTCTGGGACGGGAGTAAACGTCAGCCTGGCAGATGTTCAGGAAAACGGGACATTTCAAGAAGG TGTCTCCTGTGAGCTGTCGGTCACGTCTGCGTCCCATGTCCCTGAACACGATGAGAACG GAACCGCGGCTCGTCCCCAAGCGGAGAACGCCGCCCGCTCGGCGTGTCTCACCACGCGCGCACGCGTCCCGTGGCGCGTCGCCAAGAAATGCCCTCAGTGCGGAAAGTGCTTCACCTACTACTCCGAACTCGTGAGGCATCTGAAGAGCCACGCCCTGGTCGGGCCTTGCAAGCTTAAACTGACTTCCCAAGAGTCGCACAAAATCAGGCGCTTAAACGCGCTCGTCCAAAAGTGTCCCAAGTGCGAGCAGACGTTCGGCTCGGTGGCCAAGTGGATCAAGCACCAGAAAGCCCACCAGGACAAGGCGTCGCTCCGGTGCTCCTGCTGCGGCAGGGAGTTCAAGTCGCTCTCGGGCCTCCTGAGCCACAAGCGCGTCCACGACGCCAAACCGTGCTCCTCCGAGCCGACCCCCAATAAGAAGGCCGCGGGCGACGCCCGCCCGGGCCGGTGCCGCTTCTGCGGCGGCGTCTTCCCCAAAGCGCACGAGCTGAGGAGCCACCTGAAGACCCACGCGGAGTACCGGCCCCACCAGTGCGACTGGTGCGGGAAGTGCTTCGCCTGCTCCTCCAGCCTCCTGTCCCACCTGTCCAACCACACGGGCGAAAAGCCGCACCTCTGCACCCACTGCGGCAAGCAGTTCTTCAGCAAGTCGCAGCTGAAGTCGCACCTGAAGTCCCACTCGGGCGAGCGGCCGCACTGCTGCGCGTACTGCGGCAAGCGCTTCTCGCTGCTGGGCAACCTGACCGTGCACACCAGGATCCACACGGGGGAGAAGCCGTTCCGCTGCGGCGCCTGCGGCAAGGGCTTCGTGTCGGCCGGCGACCTGCAGGTGCACGCGCGGAGCCACACGGGCGAGAAGCCGTACCGCTGCAAGGTGTGCGAGCGGGCGTTCGTCACGTCCAGCCACCTGGCGGCGCACACGCGCATGCACACGGGGGAGCGGCCGCACTGCTGCAAGGAGTGCGGCAAGACCTTCACCCGCAGGTACGACTGGAGGGTGCACACCAAGACTCACGCCGGGATCAAGCCGTTCACGTGCAGCGTCTGCGCCAGGAGCTACACGCGCTGGACGCACCTCAAGAGGCATATGAAGAGTCACGCTGCTGCCATTTGA